The DNA window GTCCGGCAATTCCCACACCGACACAACCCAGGAAGCCCAGCACGCCCCGTCCGCGAACGGCACCGGCCCGACGGCCCCAGGTGCCGGTGAGCCCGCGCAGGCCGAGCGCCCCGTCGCCGACGACGTGGTGTCGGAGGCCGCCGGCAACGCGGAGCTGGAGCGGCTCAAGGCGGACCTGGAGGCCTCCCGGCGCCGGGTGGATGAGCTGGCGCGGGCCTACCAGGCCGTCAACAAGGACAAGGAGGAGTTCAAGCAGCGGCTCTCCCGCGAGCGCGAGCGGATGATGGACGTGGAGCGCGGCAACATCGCTGTCGCGCTCCTGGAGGCCATCGACGAGCTGGACCGCGCGCTGTCGATGAGCGCCCAGGACACCTCGGCGCTCGCCCAGGGCGTGCGGATGATCCGCGACTCGCTCCTGGCCAAGGCCCAGGGCATGGGCATCGAGCGGCTCCAGGTGGTGGGCCAGGGCTTCGACCCCAACGTGGCCGAGGCCTCCGACATGGAGATCACCCCCGTGCCGGACGACGATCAGAAGGTCGTCGCGGAGATTCGCGCGGGCTACCGGCTCAAGGACCGGGTCATCCGGCCCGCCCGGGTGAAGGTGGCCAAGTACGTGGCGCCAGCCACCGCCTGAGCGCCCGGACGCCGGGAACGGCGCGGCGGGGTGGGTTGTTGGCGGCGGACGCCATGCGTCGCCGTATAAGCTGCCCCTCCGTGTCTTCCCGACTGTTGTCCGTCCTGTTCGTGCTGGCGTTCGCCCCCGTGGCGGGCGCCGAGGAGGGCCCCCTGGGCCCATGGCTCCAGGCGCGGGTGCGTGAGCACGCCGCCTGGTTCACGGTCCAGCAGGGCGGCGAGGGTCGCCCCGGCTCGCTGGGGCTGTGGCGTGAGCGCGCCCCGGGCGAGGCGGCGCTGCCGAACTTCGTGCCGCCCACCTCGCTGGCGCCCCTGATTCGCGCCGTGGAGGCGGGGGTCGTCAACATCACCACCGTGAGCCCACGGGAGAGCGGGCAGGCGGGGATGAAGCGCTCGACGGGTTCGGGGTTCGTGCTGACGCCCGACGGGCTGGTCGTCACCAACAACCACGTCGTCTCCGGGGCGAGCAGGATCGCCGTCCGCCTGTCGGACGGCCGCGAGTTCCCGGCGGAGGTCGTCGGGCGCGACGCCTCGACGGACGTGGCGCTCTTGCGGCTGAGCAGCGCGGTGGAGGGGGACCTGCCGGCGCTGTACCTGGGGGACTCGGACCGGATGGAGGTGGGCGACTGGGTGGTGGCCATCGGCAACCCCTTCGGCCTGGACCACTCGGTGTCGCACGGCATGATTTCCGCCAAGGAGCGCGTGCTGGGGGTGGGGCAGTTCGACGACTTCATCCAGACGGACGCGCTCATCAACCCCGGCAACTCCGGCGGCCCGCTCTTCAACATGAAGGGCGAGGTGGTGGGGGTGAACACGGCCATCATCAGCCAGGGGCAGGGCATCGGCTTCGCGGTGCCCATCAACCTGGTGAAGGACCTGCTGCCCAACCTGCGGGAGAACGGCAAGCTCGAGCGCGGCTGGCTGGGCGTGGTCATCAACGACGACCGCGACGGCGGCGAGCGCCGCGCGCCCATGGTGAAGGACGTCTACCGGGGCAGCCCGGCGGACGCCGCGGGCATCCGCTCCGGCGACCGGCTGGTGGCGGTGAACGGGCGGACCATCGGCTCCTACCTCCAGCTGCTGCGGAAGGTGGCGCTGCTGGCGCCCGGCACGGAGGCCCGGCTGACGCTGCTGCGCCAGGGCGGCGCGCAGCAGGACGTGACGGTGCGGCTGGTGGCGCGGCCGGCGCAGGAGGCCGCCGAGGGGCTGGTCCAGCGCACCTCCAGCGACGAGGACCTGGGGCTGGCGCTGAGGGATTTGACGCCGGAAGTCGCGGCGCCACTCAAGCAGGAGGCCTGGACGGGGGCGCTCGTGGCGGCGGTGACG is part of the Myxococcus stipitatus genome and encodes:
- a CDS encoding trypsin-like peptidase domain-containing protein; protein product: MRRRISCPSVSSRLLSVLFVLAFAPVAGAEEGPLGPWLQARVREHAAWFTVQQGGEGRPGSLGLWRERAPGEAALPNFVPPTSLAPLIRAVEAGVVNITTVSPRESGQAGMKRSTGSGFVLTPDGLVVTNNHVVSGASRIAVRLSDGREFPAEVVGRDASTDVALLRLSSAVEGDLPALYLGDSDRMEVGDWVVAIGNPFGLDHSVSHGMISAKERVLGVGQFDDFIQTDALINPGNSGGPLFNMKGEVVGVNTAIISQGQGIGFAVPINLVKDLLPNLRENGKLERGWLGVVINDDRDGGERRAPMVKDVYRGSPADAAGIRSGDRLVAVNGRTIGSYLQLLRKVALLAPGTEARLTLLRQGGAQQDVTVRLVARPAQEAAEGLVQRTSSDEDLGLALRDLTPEVAAPLKQEAWTGALVAAVTPRSPADDAGLRAGDVVMEVNRKRVKDVAGVRAALSRGSAAASILLRVKRGDSLQYIAIAR
- a CDS encoding nucleotide exchange factor GrpE, with protein sequence MSGNSHTDTTQEAQHAPSANGTGPTAPGAGEPAQAERPVADDVVSEAAGNAELERLKADLEASRRRVDELARAYQAVNKDKEEFKQRLSRERERMMDVERGNIAVALLEAIDELDRALSMSAQDTSALAQGVRMIRDSLLAKAQGMGIERLQVVGQGFDPNVAEASDMEITPVPDDDQKVVAEIRAGYRLKDRVIRPARVKVAKYVAPATA